In Zetaproteobacteria bacterium, the genomic stretch ACCAACCCCTTCCTGCGGCCGCTGGATGCCGCCTTCCGCCGCCGCATCGCCAAAACGGCGGGGATCGCCGACGATCCCCTGGCCGTGTTCACCTACTTACGCGCACGCAAGGATCGCTGCTGACCAACCACCCCCTACGCCGGACCGATGCAGGCCGCAGAAGCGCCTCCACGGGCCCGTTGCCCGGCCGGCGGCCAAAACCTGGGGCCATCATCCGCCCACCTCACCCACATTGCCCATGGGAGATCGACACGTTGTGGATCAACCTGGTGCCGGGAGCGGGGCTCGAACCCGCACGGGCAAGGCCCTCGAGAT encodes the following:
- a CDS encoding hydroxyacylglutathione hydrolase — its product is TNPFLRPLDAAFRRRIAKTAGIADDPLAVFTYLRARKDRC